A stretch of Leishmania infantum JPCM5 genome chromosome 19 DNA encodes these proteins:
- the ATG8B.1 gene encoding putative ATG8/AUT7/APG8/PAZ2: protein MSAYHSSNPVEARRAECARLQAKYPGHVAVVVEAAEKAGSKAHFLALPRDATVAELEAAVRQALSTSVKKVTLAIEGSAPAVTAAVGDIADACKRDDGFLYVSVRTEQAMGGIAGLCFASDSGGM, encoded by the coding sequence ATGTCCGCCTaccacagcagcaacccTGTCGAggcccgccgcgccgagtgcgcgcgcctgcaggcCAAGTACCCCGGCCACGTCGCCGTGGTTGTCGAGGCGGCCGAAAAGGCCGGCAGCAAGGCGCACttcctcgcgctgccgcgcgacgccaccgtcgccgagcTCGAGGCGGCCGTGCGCCAGGCGCTCAGCACCAGCGTCAAGAAGGTGACGCTCGCCATCGAGGGCTCCGCCCCGGCGGTGACCGCCGCGGTCGGCGACATCGCCGACGCCTGCAAGCGGGACGACGGCTTCCTGTAcgtgagcgtgcgcaccgagCAGGCCATGGGCGGCATCGCTGGTCTCTGCTTCGCCAGCGACTCCGGCGGTATGTAA